The following are encoded together in the Culex pipiens pallens isolate TS chromosome 1, TS_CPP_V2, whole genome shotgun sequence genome:
- the LOC120424947 gene encoding deoxynucleoside kinase isoform X1: MLANVLFRRGFLNMASASEKLGMRGNKPFTVFIEGNIGSGKTTFLNHFQKFQDRVCLLTEPVEKWRDCGGVNLLDLMYKEPNRWAMPFQTYVTLTMLNAHQLQTDKSIKLMERSMFSARYCFVENMLASGSLHQGMYNILQEWYEFIHANIHIQADLIVYLRTSPEVVYERMMKRARSEESCVPLKYLQELHELHENWLIHGSFPRAAPVLVLDADLDLNNISSEYKRSETSILKPILIENTNQHPILASPSKRTRTEM; this comes from the exons ATGTTAGCAAACGTTTTGTTTC gacGTGGCTTTTTGAACATGGCGTCTGCATCTGAAAAGCTGGGTATGCGAGGAAACAAGCCGTTCACAGTTTTCATCGAGGGTAACATCGGTAGCGGGAAAACGACCTTCCTGAACCACTTTCAAAAGTTCCAGGACCGCGTTTGCCTGCTGACGGAGCCGGTGGAAAAATGGCGCGATTGTGGCGGTGTGAACCTGCTCGACCTGATGTACAAGGAGCCCAATCGTTGGGCTATGCCCTTCCAGACTTACGTGACCTTAACGATGCTGAACGCCCACCAGCTTCAAACTGATAAGAGTATCAAACTTATGGAAAGATCGATGTTCAGTGCAAG ATATTGTTTCGTGGAAAACATGTTGGCCAGTGGAAGTTTACATCAAGGGATGTATAATATTCTACAAGAATGGTACGAGTTTATTCATGCAAACATTCATATCCAGGCTGATTTAATAG TTTACCTGAGAACGAGTCCGGAAGTGGTGTACGAAAGGATGATGAAGCGTGCCCGCTCGGAGGAGAGTTGTGTGCCGCTCAAGTATCTTCAAGAACTGCACGAGCTGCACGAAAATTGGCTCATCCACGGAAGCTTCCCCCGAGCAGCGCCG GTTTTGGTGCTGGATGCCGATCTGGACCTGAACAACATTAGTTCCGAATACAAACGATCGGAAACGAGCATCCTGAAGCCGATCCTGATAGAAAACACCAACCAACATCCCATCCTTGCGTCACCCAGTAAACGAACGAGAACGGAGATGTAG
- the LOC120424947 gene encoding deoxynucleoside kinase isoform X2 has protein sequence MASASEKLGMRGNKPFTVFIEGNIGSGKTTFLNHFQKFQDRVCLLTEPVEKWRDCGGVNLLDLMYKEPNRWAMPFQTYVTLTMLNAHQLQTDKSIKLMERSMFSARYCFVENMLASGSLHQGMYNILQEWYEFIHANIHIQADLIVYLRTSPEVVYERMMKRARSEESCVPLKYLQELHELHENWLIHGSFPRAAPVLVLDADLDLNNISSEYKRSETSILKPILIENTNQHPILASPSKRTRTEM, from the exons ATGGCGTCTGCATCTGAAAAGCTGGGTATGCGAGGAAACAAGCCGTTCACAGTTTTCATCGAGGGTAACATCGGTAGCGGGAAAACGACCTTCCTGAACCACTTTCAAAAGTTCCAGGACCGCGTTTGCCTGCTGACGGAGCCGGTGGAAAAATGGCGCGATTGTGGCGGTGTGAACCTGCTCGACCTGATGTACAAGGAGCCCAATCGTTGGGCTATGCCCTTCCAGACTTACGTGACCTTAACGATGCTGAACGCCCACCAGCTTCAAACTGATAAGAGTATCAAACTTATGGAAAGATCGATGTTCAGTGCAAG ATATTGTTTCGTGGAAAACATGTTGGCCAGTGGAAGTTTACATCAAGGGATGTATAATATTCTACAAGAATGGTACGAGTTTATTCATGCAAACATTCATATCCAGGCTGATTTAATAG TTTACCTGAGAACGAGTCCGGAAGTGGTGTACGAAAGGATGATGAAGCGTGCCCGCTCGGAGGAGAGTTGTGTGCCGCTCAAGTATCTTCAAGAACTGCACGAGCTGCACGAAAATTGGCTCATCCACGGAAGCTTCCCCCGAGCAGCGCCG GTTTTGGTGCTGGATGCCGATCTGGACCTGAACAACATTAGTTCCGAATACAAACGATCGGAAACGAGCATCCTGAAGCCGATCCTGATAGAAAACACCAACCAACATCCCATCCTTGCGTCACCCAGTAAACGAACGAGAACGGAGATGTAG
- the LOC120424948 gene encoding U1 small nuclear ribonucleoprotein C isoform X2, which translates to MPKYYCDYCDTYLTHDSPSVRKTHCTGRKHKDNVKFYYQKWMETQAQHLIDATTAAYKAGKIQQNPFTAGPPKPPNVAIPPPNMGIPTRPPMIPGMQQQPPLLAMRPPMMMPLGMPPHHHPMTLGYRPPMMTGPPPQAITGPVPAKVPGFLLLSDDVTP; encoded by the exons ATGCCGAAATACTACTGCGACTATTGCGATACTTACCTGACCCATGACTCACCCAGCGTGCGTAAAACCCATTGCACCGGCCGAAAGCACAAGGACAAC gtaaaattctacTATCAAAAGTGGATGGAAACGCAAGCTCAGCACCTAATTGATGCAACCACCGCGGCATACAAGGCCGGAAAGATCCAACAGAACCCGTTCACAGCCGGTCCGCCGAAGCCGCCGAACGTGGCCATTCCACCGCCGAACATGGGCATTCCTACGCGTCCACCCATGATTCCCGGCATGCAGCAGCAGCCTCCACTGTTGGCCATGCGTCCCCCGATGATGATGCCCCTGGGGATGCCGCCCCACCACCATCCAATGACTCTGGGATACCGACCGCCGATGATGACCGGTCCGCCACCGCAAGC GATTACTGGTCCAGTTCCGGCGAAGGTTCCTGGTTTCCTGCTGTTATCAG ATGACGTGACACCATGA
- the LOC120424945 gene encoding pinin isoform X2, which translates to MATDIIKGYSHLQQELNRARDNLKGLNENIRKIIGRDPSTTEQYTGGNSFGTYSRNEPKKRGFESTRRPGDQQDRRFSDGGGAPNAAKRRAVGETISVFSRLSGPPSRDVEYEKPRIHSRVIKEQPTRQEIVAAQGSDEKSRARNRRIFGSLLGTLQKFTQEESKLKSKEEKKAQIEKKLEEQQKVERENMRKEKQCLFTDRKRQQLEIRAIETKMTKMKDLEAWEETKKPLANFIKTKTSPHIYFLPKKMDTKMEKKLKESQEEHKKMMDTKRQEVLESIASVEARFKADIRNLEENANRNKSETGAVTANPPSTKHDRTAVDEEEDDDHDDHQLEGPALPSTGFKITIQNHDVAQVKSEGSPKVVRLVDGPIPANPKSGLGTSGDGDGRVGGSDSASSSSYLNQGENFQITFKTDRDGDSE; encoded by the exons ATGGCTACCGACATTATTAAAGG GTATTCTCATTTGCAGCAGGAACTGAACCGTGCCCGGGATAATCTGAAGGGGCTCAATGAAAACATCCGGAAAATAATCGGACGCGATCCTTCCACGACGGAGCAGTACACCGGAGGAAACAG CTTCGGGACGTACTCCCGGAACGAGCCCAAAAAGCGTGGCTTTGAATCGACAAGAAGACCAGGCGATCAGCAGGACCGGAGATTTTCGGACGGTGGAGGAGCTCCGAATGCTGCGAAACGACGCGCCGTAGGGGAAACCATATCGGTGTTTAGTCGGCTTTCGGGGCCACCGAGTCGCGATGTGGAGTACGAGAAACCTAGGATCCATTCAAGAGTTATCAAGGAACAACCCACCCGGCAGGAGATTGTGGCCGCCCAGGGCAGTGACGAGAAATCGCGGGCCCGTAATCGACGAATCTTCGGTTCCCTGCTGGGAACGCTACAGAAATTTACCCAAGAAGAGTCTAAACTCAAGTCCAAGGAGGAGAAGAAAGCTCAGATTGAGAAAAAACTGGAAGAGCAGCAAAAAGTCGAGCGggaaaacatgcgcaaggagaAGCAGTGCCTGTTTACTGACCGGAAGCGGCAACAGCTGGAAATTCGTGCCATCGAGACGAAAATGACCAAGATGAAGGATCTGGAGGCTTGGGAAGAGACCAAAAAGCCGCTGGCAAACTttatcaaaaccaaaaccagtCCCCACATTTACTTCCTTCCGAAGAAGATGGACACAAAGATGGAGAAGAAACTCAAGGAAAGCCAGGAGGAACACAAGA AAATGATGGACACCAAGCGGCAGGAAGTGCTGGAAAGTATCGCCAGCGTGGAAGCCCGCTTCAAGGCAGACATCCGCAACCTGGAGGAAAATGCGAACCGAAACAAGTCGGAAACTGGTGCGGTTACTGCCAACCCACCAAGCACCAAGCACGACCGTACGGCTGTCGATGAGGAGGAGGACGATGACCACGACGATCACCAGCTGGAAGGGCCGGCGCTGCCGTCGACCGGTTTCAAAATTACCATCCAGAACCATGACGTGGCTCAGG TAAAATCCGAAGGATCCCCCAAAGTTGTGCGCCTGGTCGATGGCCCTATCCCGGCAAACCCAAAGTCGGGACTCGGGACTTCCGGTGACGGGGACGGCCGCGTGGGCGGATCCGATAGTGCTTCCTCCTCTTCCTACCTGAACCAgggagaaaattttcaaatcacgtTCAAAACAGATCGCGACGGTGACTCCGAGTGA
- the LOC120424945 gene encoding pinin isoform X1, whose amino-acid sequence MATDIIKGYSHLQQELNRARDNLKGLNENIRKIIGRDPSTTEQYTGGNSSFGTYSRNEPKKRGFESTRRPGDQQDRRFSDGGGAPNAAKRRAVGETISVFSRLSGPPSRDVEYEKPRIHSRVIKEQPTRQEIVAAQGSDEKSRARNRRIFGSLLGTLQKFTQEESKLKSKEEKKAQIEKKLEEQQKVERENMRKEKQCLFTDRKRQQLEIRAIETKMTKMKDLEAWEETKKPLANFIKTKTSPHIYFLPKKMDTKMEKKLKESQEEHKKMMDTKRQEVLESIASVEARFKADIRNLEENANRNKSETGAVTANPPSTKHDRTAVDEEEDDDHDDHQLEGPALPSTGFKITIQNHDVAQVKSEGSPKVVRLVDGPIPANPKSGLGTSGDGDGRVGGSDSASSSSYLNQGENFQITFKTDRDGDSE is encoded by the exons ATGGCTACCGACATTATTAAAGG GTATTCTCATTTGCAGCAGGAACTGAACCGTGCCCGGGATAATCTGAAGGGGCTCAATGAAAACATCCGGAAAATAATCGGACGCGATCCTTCCACGACGGAGCAGTACACCGGAGGAAACAG TAGCTTCGGGACGTACTCCCGGAACGAGCCCAAAAAGCGTGGCTTTGAATCGACAAGAAGACCAGGCGATCAGCAGGACCGGAGATTTTCGGACGGTGGAGGAGCTCCGAATGCTGCGAAACGACGCGCCGTAGGGGAAACCATATCGGTGTTTAGTCGGCTTTCGGGGCCACCGAGTCGCGATGTGGAGTACGAGAAACCTAGGATCCATTCAAGAGTTATCAAGGAACAACCCACCCGGCAGGAGATTGTGGCCGCCCAGGGCAGTGACGAGAAATCGCGGGCCCGTAATCGACGAATCTTCGGTTCCCTGCTGGGAACGCTACAGAAATTTACCCAAGAAGAGTCTAAACTCAAGTCCAAGGAGGAGAAGAAAGCTCAGATTGAGAAAAAACTGGAAGAGCAGCAAAAAGTCGAGCGggaaaacatgcgcaaggagaAGCAGTGCCTGTTTACTGACCGGAAGCGGCAACAGCTGGAAATTCGTGCCATCGAGACGAAAATGACCAAGATGAAGGATCTGGAGGCTTGGGAAGAGACCAAAAAGCCGCTGGCAAACTttatcaaaaccaaaaccagtCCCCACATTTACTTCCTTCCGAAGAAGATGGACACAAAGATGGAGAAGAAACTCAAGGAAAGCCAGGAGGAACACAAGA AAATGATGGACACCAAGCGGCAGGAAGTGCTGGAAAGTATCGCCAGCGTGGAAGCCCGCTTCAAGGCAGACATCCGCAACCTGGAGGAAAATGCGAACCGAAACAAGTCGGAAACTGGTGCGGTTACTGCCAACCCACCAAGCACCAAGCACGACCGTACGGCTGTCGATGAGGAGGAGGACGATGACCACGACGATCACCAGCTGGAAGGGCCGGCGCTGCCGTCGACCGGTTTCAAAATTACCATCCAGAACCATGACGTGGCTCAGG TAAAATCCGAAGGATCCCCCAAAGTTGTGCGCCTGGTCGATGGCCCTATCCCGGCAAACCCAAAGTCGGGACTCGGGACTTCCGGTGACGGGGACGGCCGCGTGGGCGGATCCGATAGTGCTTCCTCCTCTTCCTACCTGAACCAgggagaaaattttcaaatcacgtTCAAAACAGATCGCGACGGTGACTCCGAGTGA